A genomic window from Micromonospora sp. WMMA1947 includes:
- the nrdR gene encoding transcriptional regulator NrdR: MRCPYCRHADSRVVDSREADDGQLIRRRRSCPECGKRFTTVEEAVLAVVKRSGVTEPFSRTKIIGGVRKACQGRPVDDDSIALLAQKVEETVRAKGAAEIPSHEVGLAILGPLRDLDEVAYMRFASVYRSFDSLADFEREIETLRAAARAREGAGAGAADAAGAIS; the protein is encoded by the coding sequence ATGCGGTGTCCGTACTGCCGGCACGCCGACTCCCGGGTGGTCGACTCGCGGGAGGCCGACGACGGCCAGCTCATCCGGCGGCGACGGTCGTGCCCGGAGTGCGGCAAGCGGTTCACCACCGTCGAGGAGGCGGTGCTCGCGGTGGTCAAGCGCAGCGGGGTGACCGAGCCGTTCAGCCGTACGAAGATCATCGGTGGGGTGCGCAAGGCGTGCCAGGGGCGGCCGGTCGACGACGACTCGATCGCGCTGCTGGCACAGAAGGTCGAGGAGACCGTCCGCGCCAAGGGGGCGGCCGAGATCCCCAGCCACGAGGTGGGCCTGGCCATCCTCGGCCCGCTGCGTGACCTCGACGAGGTGGCCTACATGCGGTTCGCCAGCGTCTACCGCTCCTTCGACTCGCTCGCCGACTTCGAGCGCGAGATCGAGACGCTGCGGGCCGCCGCGCGCGCCCGGGAGGGCGCCGGTGCCGGTGCGGCGGACGCCGCCGGCGCGATCAGCTGA
- the lexA gene encoding transcriptional repressor LexA, whose product MTEDRASRQKNPQPNDGAGPPATRRPRTARSRTAPAAVRPVTPVVSSFPDPATVDLTARQRRILEFIRNWVERHGYPPSVREIGEAVGLVSPSSVAYQLKELEKKGFLRRDPNRPRAVDVRAPGEADDEAARAQRPAPAYVPMLGRIAAGGPILAEQAVEDIFPLPRELVGEGEVFMLQVKGDSMLDAAICDGDWVVVRQQPNAEVGDIVAAMLDGEATVKTYRRRDGHVWLMPQNPAFDPIPGDDATIMGRVVAVLRRI is encoded by the coding sequence GTGACCGAGGACCGGGCCAGCCGGCAGAAGAACCCGCAGCCGAACGACGGGGCGGGTCCTCCGGCGACCCGTCGCCCCCGCACCGCCCGCAGCCGCACCGCCCCCGCGGCCGTGCGTCCGGTCACCCCGGTGGTGAGCAGCTTCCCCGACCCGGCGACGGTCGACCTGACCGCCCGGCAGCGACGGATCCTGGAGTTCATCCGCAACTGGGTCGAGCGCCACGGCTACCCGCCGAGCGTGCGCGAGATCGGCGAGGCGGTCGGGCTGGTGTCCCCGTCCAGCGTCGCCTACCAGCTCAAGGAGCTGGAGAAGAAGGGCTTCCTGCGCCGCGACCCGAACCGGCCGCGCGCCGTCGACGTCCGCGCGCCGGGCGAGGCCGACGACGAGGCGGCCCGCGCGCAGCGACCCGCCCCGGCGTACGTGCCGATGCTGGGCCGCATCGCCGCCGGTGGGCCGATCCTGGCCGAGCAGGCGGTGGAGGACATCTTCCCCCTCCCCCGCGAGCTGGTCGGCGAGGGCGAGGTCTTCATGCTCCAGGTCAAGGGCGACTCGATGCTCGACGCGGCGATCTGCGACGGCGACTGGGTGGTCGTCCGGCAGCAGCCGAACGCCGAGGTCGGCGACATCGTGGCCGCCATGCTCGACGGCGAGGCGACGGTGAAGACCTACCGGCGGCGCGACGGTCACGTCTGGCTGATGCCGCAGAACCCGGCCTTCGACCCGATCCCCGGTGACGACGCCACCATCATGGGCCGCGTGGTCGCGGTGCTGCGCCGCATCTGA
- the hflX gene encoding GTPase HflX — protein MREQETFHPYTDDELEATTGEYELSERQALRRVPGLSTELTDITEVEYRQLRLERVVLVGVWTEGTQTDADNSLTELAALAETAGSQVLEGLIQRRHRPDPATYIGRGKVDDLGAVVLSTGADTIICDGELSPSQLRNLEQRTKVKVVDRTALILDIFAQHAKSKEGKAQVELAQLEYLLPRLRGWGETLSRQTGGSGRGGGAGGGVGLRGPGETKLETDRRRIRHRIARLRREIKSMATVRQTKRARRTRNAVPAVAIAGYTNAGKSSLLNRLTGAGVLVENALFATLDPTTRRATTSDGRLYTLSDTVGFVRHLPHQIVEAFRSTLEEVADADLVVHVVDGTHPDPEEQVRAVREVLAEVGADRLPELLVVNKTDATDEETMLRLKRLWPDAVFVSAHSGRGIEELREAVERRLPRPAVEVRAVLPYDRGDLVSRVHRQGEVLSTAHLPEGTLVHVRVSEGLAAELAPYRAGDRLTSDERVGAGR, from the coding sequence TTGCGCGAGCAGGAGACCTTCCATCCCTACACGGACGACGAGCTCGAGGCCACCACAGGCGAGTACGAGCTGTCGGAGCGGCAGGCGCTGCGGCGGGTCCCCGGCCTCTCCACCGAACTCACCGACATCACCGAGGTCGAATACCGCCAGCTCCGGCTGGAGCGGGTCGTCCTGGTCGGGGTCTGGACCGAGGGCACCCAGACCGACGCCGACAACAGCCTCACCGAGCTGGCGGCGCTGGCCGAGACGGCCGGCTCGCAGGTGCTCGAAGGGCTGATCCAGCGTCGTCACCGGCCCGACCCGGCCACGTACATCGGCCGCGGCAAGGTCGACGACCTGGGCGCGGTGGTGCTGTCCACCGGCGCCGACACGATCATCTGCGACGGTGAGCTGTCGCCGTCGCAGCTGCGCAACCTGGAGCAGCGCACCAAGGTCAAGGTGGTCGACCGGACCGCCCTGATCCTGGACATCTTCGCCCAGCACGCCAAGAGCAAGGAGGGCAAGGCGCAGGTCGAGCTGGCCCAGCTCGAATACCTGCTGCCGCGCCTGCGCGGTTGGGGCGAGACGCTCTCCCGGCAGACCGGTGGTAGCGGCCGCGGCGGTGGCGCCGGCGGCGGCGTGGGCCTGCGCGGTCCCGGTGAGACCAAGCTGGAGACCGACCGGCGGCGCATCCGCCACCGCATCGCGCGGCTGCGCCGCGAGATCAAGAGCATGGCGACGGTACGCCAGACCAAGCGCGCCCGGCGTACCCGTAACGCGGTGCCCGCGGTGGCGATCGCCGGCTACACCAACGCCGGCAAGTCCAGCCTGCTCAACCGCCTGACCGGGGCGGGGGTGCTGGTGGAGAACGCGCTGTTCGCCACGCTGGACCCGACCACCCGCCGGGCCACCACGTCCGACGGGCGGCTCTACACGCTGTCCGACACGGTCGGGTTCGTCCGGCACCTGCCGCACCAGATCGTCGAGGCGTTCCGCTCGACGCTGGAGGAGGTCGCCGACGCGGACCTGGTCGTGCACGTGGTCGACGGCACCCACCCGGATCCGGAGGAGCAGGTCCGGGCGGTCCGCGAGGTGCTCGCCGAGGTGGGCGCCGACCGGCTGCCGGAACTACTGGTGGTGAACAAGACCGACGCCACCGACGAGGAGACGATGCTGCGCCTCAAGCGGCTCTGGCCGGATGCGGTCTTCGTCTCCGCCCACAGCGGGCGCGGGATCGAGGAGCTGCGCGAGGCGGTCGAGCGGCGGCTGCCCCGGCCGGCCGTCGAGGTGCGCGCGGTGCTCCCGTACGACCGGGGTGACCTGGTCTCCCGGGTGCACCGGCAGGGTGAGGTGCTGAGCACCGCGCACCTGCCCGAGGGCACCCTGGTGCACGTGCGGGTCAGCGAGGGGCTGGCCGCCGAGCTCGCGCCGTACCGGGCGGGTGACCGGCTGACCAGTGACGAGCGGGTGGGCGCCGGGCGGTGA
- a CDS encoding NAD-dependent malic enzyme, with translation MANTRLPSAGFSITIRIAVPADASSIGRLTTAAGEAGAIVTALDVVDSDPAHVIVDLTCDTADAGHADQVVDALTALDGVDVRKVSDRTFLLHLGGKIEVTPKVALRTRDELSRAYTPGVARVCMAIAENPADARRLTIKRNTVAVVSDGTAVLGLGNLGPAASLPVMEGKAALFKRFGGVDAWPVVLDTQDTDEIVAIVKAIAPAYGGINLEDIAAPRCFEIEARLREALDIPVFHDDQHGTAICVLAALTNALRVVGKQLADVRVVVSGAGAAGTAIMKLLLRQGVGDIIAYDRQGALHRGLPDLNPAWQWLAENTNKENYSGDLAGAVRGADVFIGVSAPNLLTGEDVAQMAKDSIVFALANPDPEVDPREARKYAAVVATGRSDQPNQINNVLAFPGVFRGMLDAHAEEFTEEMALAAARAIADVVGEDKINPTVIVPSVFDSRVAPAVAAAVRAAAQNPAATPAPAADPGPADLPEIAANASATP, from the coding sequence GTGGCCAACACCCGACTGCCGAGTGCCGGATTCTCCATCACCATCCGGATCGCGGTACCCGCCGACGCCTCCTCCATCGGCCGCCTCACCACCGCCGCCGGCGAGGCCGGGGCCATCGTCACCGCGCTGGACGTGGTCGACTCCGACCCCGCCCACGTGATCGTCGACCTCACCTGCGACACCGCCGACGCCGGACACGCCGACCAGGTCGTCGACGCGCTCACCGCGCTCGACGGGGTGGACGTGCGCAAGGTCTCCGACCGCACCTTCCTGCTGCACCTCGGCGGCAAGATCGAGGTGACCCCGAAGGTCGCGCTGCGCACCCGCGACGAGCTGTCCCGCGCGTACACCCCGGGCGTGGCCCGGGTCTGCATGGCGATCGCGGAGAACCCGGCCGACGCCCGCCGGCTCACCATCAAGCGCAACACCGTCGCGGTGGTCAGTGACGGCACCGCGGTGCTCGGCCTGGGCAACCTCGGCCCGGCCGCGTCGCTGCCGGTGATGGAGGGCAAGGCCGCGCTGTTCAAGCGCTTCGGCGGGGTGGACGCCTGGCCGGTCGTGCTGGACACCCAGGACACCGACGAGATCGTGGCGATCGTCAAGGCGATCGCGCCCGCGTACGGCGGCATCAACCTGGAGGACATCGCCGCGCCGCGCTGCTTCGAGATCGAGGCCCGGCTGCGCGAGGCGCTGGACATCCCGGTCTTCCACGACGACCAGCACGGCACCGCGATCTGCGTGCTGGCCGCGCTGACGAACGCGCTGCGCGTCGTGGGCAAGCAGCTCGCGGACGTCCGGGTCGTGGTCTCCGGCGCCGGCGCGGCCGGCACCGCGATCATGAAGTTGCTGCTGCGCCAGGGCGTGGGCGACATCATCGCGTACGACCGCCAGGGCGCCCTGCACCGCGGCCTGCCGGACCTCAACCCGGCCTGGCAGTGGCTGGCCGAGAACACCAACAAGGAGAACTACTCCGGTGACCTGGCCGGGGCGGTACGCGGCGCGGACGTGTTCATCGGTGTGAGCGCGCCGAACCTGCTCACCGGCGAGGACGTCGCCCAGATGGCGAAGGACTCGATCGTCTTCGCGCTGGCGAACCCCGACCCGGAGGTGGACCCGCGGGAGGCGCGCAAGTACGCCGCAGTGGTCGCCACCGGCCGCTCGGACCAGCCGAACCAGATCAACAACGTGCTCGCCTTCCCCGGCGTGTTCCGCGGCATGCTCGACGCGCACGCCGAGGAGTTCACCGAGGAGATGGCGCTCGCCGCGGCCCGGGCCATCGCGGACGTGGTGGGCGAGGACAAGATCAACCCGACGGTGATCGTGCCGAGCGTGTTCGACTCCCGGGTCGCCCCGGCGGTGGCCGCCGCGGTGCGGGCCGCAGCCCAGAACCCGGCCGCCACGCCGGCGCCCGCGGCCGACCCGGGCCCGGCCGACCTGCCCGAGATCGCCGCCAACGCCAGCGCCACCCCCTGA
- the dapF gene encoding diaminopimelate epimerase, which produces MEFTKGHGTGNDFVILPDPDGTLDLTPGLVAALCDRRRGLGGDGVLRVVRAAKHPEGVALAGEAEWFMDYWNSDGSFAEMCGNGARVFVRYLLDRSLAAPSGGTLPIATRAGLVRARVEGADVAVEMRRPRLYDTATATLGGLTLPGTAVDVGNPHLVCALPAALELTALDLTRAPGVDAGIFPSGVNVEFTTPGEPVDGTDGHVLMRVYERGSAETLSCGTGACAVAAVALRDAGLDIGTVTVDVPGGRLTVTVTADSCWLSGPAVLVATGTLTPSALGDLHG; this is translated from the coding sequence GTGGAGTTCACCAAGGGTCACGGCACCGGCAACGACTTCGTCATCCTGCCCGACCCGGACGGCACCCTCGACCTGACACCCGGCCTGGTCGCCGCGCTCTGCGACAGGCGACGCGGGCTCGGCGGCGACGGCGTGCTGCGCGTCGTACGGGCCGCCAAGCACCCCGAGGGCGTCGCCCTCGCGGGTGAGGCCGAGTGGTTCATGGACTACTGGAACTCCGACGGCTCGTTCGCCGAGATGTGCGGCAACGGGGCCCGGGTGTTCGTGCGCTACCTGCTGGACCGGTCGCTGGCCGCCCCGTCGGGCGGGACGCTGCCGATCGCGACCCGCGCCGGCCTGGTGCGCGCCCGGGTCGAGGGCGCGGACGTGGCGGTCGAGATGCGCCGCCCCCGGCTGTACGACACGGCGACCGCCACGCTCGGCGGGCTGACGCTGCCCGGCACCGCGGTGGACGTCGGCAACCCGCACCTGGTGTGCGCGCTGCCCGCCGCGCTGGAACTGACGGCGCTCGACCTCACCCGCGCGCCCGGGGTGGATGCCGGGATCTTCCCGTCCGGGGTGAACGTCGAGTTCACCACGCCGGGCGAGCCGGTCGACGGCACCGACGGGCACGTGCTGATGCGGGTGTACGAGCGCGGCTCGGCCGAGACGCTCTCCTGCGGCACCGGCGCGTGCGCGGTGGCCGCGGTGGCGTTGCGCGACGCCGGCCTGGACATCGGCACGGTGACTGTGGACGTGCCAGGCGGACGCCTCACGGTCACCGTGACGGCCGACTCCTGCTGGCTGTCCGGCCCCGCCGTCCTGGTGGCCACAGGCACCCTGACCCCGTCCGCCCTGGGCGACCTTCACGGTTGA
- the miaA gene encoding tRNA (adenosine(37)-N6)-dimethylallyltransferase MiaA, whose product MAGAGRRGRRGGRRLARRAELPPRPLRRCLLRGELGAGVRVVAVVGPTAAGKSALSIALAHALGGEVVNADSMQLYRGMDIGTAKLTPAEREGVPHHLLDIWPVTEPASVAEYQTLARAAVDDILARGRVPLLVGGSGLYVRAVLEQFEFPGTDPALRERLEAELAAVGPLPLHARLAEADPGAAASILPTNGRRIVRALEVIELTGAPFTASLPSPTPYYPSVQLGVDLDTAALDERIALRVDRMWADGLVDEVRALVGEGLPEGRTASRALGYQQVLRFLAGELTEVEAYEETIRATRRFVRRQRSWFRRDPRVHWLDSASPAFLDTALRVVAEHRP is encoded by the coding sequence GTGGCAGGTGCTGGCCGGCGCGGTCGGCGCGGCGGGCGGCGACTGGCGCGGCGAGCTGAGCTACCACCGCGCCCCCTACGGCGTTGCCTACTTCGTGGCGAACTGGGAGCGGGCGTGAGGGTCGTCGCCGTGGTCGGGCCGACAGCGGCCGGGAAGTCGGCGCTGAGCATCGCGCTGGCCCACGCGCTCGGCGGCGAGGTGGTGAACGCCGACTCGATGCAGCTCTACCGGGGCATGGACATCGGCACCGCCAAGCTCACGCCGGCCGAACGCGAGGGCGTGCCGCATCACCTGCTGGACATCTGGCCGGTGACCGAGCCGGCCAGCGTCGCCGAGTACCAGACGCTGGCCCGCGCGGCGGTCGACGACATCCTGGCCCGGGGACGGGTGCCGCTGCTCGTCGGCGGCTCCGGGCTGTACGTGCGGGCGGTGCTGGAACAGTTCGAGTTCCCCGGCACCGACCCGGCGCTGCGGGAGCGGCTGGAGGCGGAACTCGCGGCGGTCGGCCCCCTGCCGCTGCACGCGCGGCTGGCCGAGGCCGACCCGGGCGCGGCGGCGAGCATCCTGCCCACGAACGGGCGGCGGATCGTGCGGGCGCTGGAGGTGATCGAGCTGACCGGCGCGCCGTTCACCGCGTCGCTGCCGTCGCCCACGCCGTACTACCCGTCGGTGCAGCTCGGCGTGGACCTGGACACCGCCGCGCTGGACGAGCGGATCGCGCTGCGGGTGGACCGGATGTGGGCCGACGGCCTGGTCGACGAGGTGCGGGCGCTGGTCGGCGAAGGACTGCCCGAGGGGCGGACGGCGAGCCGGGCGCTCGGCTACCAGCAGGTGCTGCGGTTCCTGGCCGGGGAGCTGACCGAGGTCGAAGCGTACGAGGAGACGATCCGCGCCACCCGCCGGTTCGTGCGCCGGCAGCGCTCCTGGTTCCGGCGTGACCCGCGCGTGCACTGGCTGGACTCGGCGTCGCCCGCGTTTCTCGACACTGCCCTGCGGGTGGTCGCCGAGCATCGGCCATGA
- a CDS encoding DUF349 domain-containing protein → MSDWTAFGRVDEDGTVYVKTAEGERVVGSWQAGAPEEGLAHFARRYADLVTEVDLTEARLNSGAADAGHSLTTIRRIRGSLAEAHVVGDIDALAARLDKLATVAEEKAGEAKAAREAARGEALARKTALVEEAEKLAAESTGWKTAGDRLKEILDEWKTIRGVDKKTDGELWKRFAAARDGFTRRRGAHFASLDQQRKQAQTVKEELVAEAEKLKDSTDWGVTAGQLKDLMAQWKAAPRAAKEAEQKLWERFRAAQDEFFTRRSEVFSARDNEQRANLERKQALLAEAEALDVDGDPKGAQAKLREIQAQWHEAGRVPREAASGLERRLRAVDDKVREVMDSAWRRTTKEDNPLLAQMRAQVAEAEDRLARAQAAGDARRIKEAEQALASKRQFLQLAEQAG, encoded by the coding sequence ATGAGCGACTGGACTGCCTTCGGACGGGTCGACGAGGACGGCACCGTCTACGTCAAGACCGCCGAGGGCGAGCGGGTGGTCGGATCCTGGCAGGCAGGGGCACCGGAGGAAGGGCTCGCCCACTTCGCCCGGCGCTACGCCGACCTGGTGACCGAGGTCGATCTGACCGAGGCCCGGCTCAACTCGGGCGCGGCTGACGCCGGCCACTCCCTGACCACGATCCGCCGGATCCGTGGGTCGCTGGCCGAGGCGCACGTCGTCGGCGACATCGACGCCCTTGCCGCCCGCCTGGACAAGCTGGCCACCGTCGCCGAGGAGAAGGCCGGCGAGGCCAAGGCGGCCCGCGAGGCCGCCCGGGGCGAGGCGCTGGCGCGCAAGACCGCCCTCGTCGAGGAGGCCGAGAAGCTGGCCGCCGAGTCGACCGGCTGGAAGACCGCCGGTGACCGCCTCAAGGAGATCCTCGACGAGTGGAAGACCATCCGCGGCGTCGACAAGAAGACCGACGGTGAGCTGTGGAAGCGGTTCGCCGCCGCGCGGGACGGCTTCACCCGCCGCCGGGGCGCCCACTTCGCCTCCCTCGACCAGCAGCGCAAGCAGGCGCAGACGGTCAAGGAGGAACTGGTCGCCGAGGCGGAGAAGCTCAAGGACTCCACCGACTGGGGCGTCACCGCCGGTCAGCTCAAGGACCTGATGGCCCAGTGGAAGGCCGCGCCGCGCGCCGCCAAGGAGGCCGAGCAGAAGCTCTGGGAACGGTTCCGCGCCGCGCAGGACGAGTTCTTCACCCGCCGCAGCGAGGTCTTCTCCGCGCGGGACAACGAGCAGCGCGCCAACCTGGAGCGCAAGCAGGCGCTGCTGGCCGAGGCCGAGGCGCTCGACGTCGACGGCGACCCGAAGGGCGCCCAGGCGAAGCTGCGGGAGATCCAGGCGCAGTGGCACGAGGCCGGCCGGGTCCCCCGCGAGGCCGCCTCCGGGCTGGAGCGCCGGCTGCGGGCCGTGGACGACAAGGTCCGCGAGGTGATGGACTCGGCGTGGCGGCGCACCACCAAGGAGGACAACCCGCTGCTGGCGCAGATGCGCGCCCAGGTCGCCGAGGCCGAGGACCGGCTGGCCCGGGCCCAGGCCGCCGGTGACGCCCGCCGGATCAAGGAGGCCGAGCAGGCACTCGCCTCGAAGCGGCAGTTCCTCCAGCTCGCCGAGCAGGCCGGCTGA
- a CDS encoding cellulase family glycosylhydrolase, which produces MHRRTALGGALTALATAAAGVLVAAAVSTAPAAAAAGGTGTGYLHTSGNKIVDSTGATVRLTGINWFGMETDNKTFHGLWSSNPWRSQLDTMARLGYNTLRIPYSNDALKAGATATGINDFVNPDLIGLSPLQILDKVIDYAGSKGMRVILDRHRPTSAGQSPLWYTSTVSEATWINDWKMLAQRYAGNTTVIGADLHNEPHAEGTNPAATGACWGCGDTTRDWRLAAERAGNAILGVQPNWLIFVEGVSCPSGGLSNVWDNDPSNDEDCGWWGGNLSKAGQFPVRLNVANRLVYSPHEYATSVYRQAWFDDPSYPANMPAIWDKYWGYLYKQNIAPIMMGEFGTTLQDPKDKIWLQDLMAYTGTGVNGMSFTYWSWNPNSGDTGGIANDDWTTINQPKQDILTPYLIPPTGGGGTTSPSPTGTPNTSPAPTTPPPPVTGGCTATYKQINSWAGGFQGELTVKNTGTAAVNPWSATWTWPSGVTLASGWNATVTQSGTTVTAAGPAWASSLAPGASVTVGFTANGTAATPATVKLNGTAC; this is translated from the coding sequence ATGCACCGACGCACCGCCCTCGGCGGCGCCCTGACGGCGCTCGCCACCGCAGCGGCAGGCGTGCTCGTCGCCGCCGCCGTCTCCACCGCACCGGCCGCCGCGGCGGCCGGTGGCACCGGCACCGGTTACCTGCACACCAGCGGCAACAAGATCGTCGACAGTACGGGCGCGACAGTCCGGCTGACCGGCATCAACTGGTTCGGGATGGAGACCGACAACAAGACGTTCCACGGCTTGTGGTCGAGCAACCCGTGGCGCTCCCAGCTCGACACCATGGCCCGGCTGGGCTACAACACGCTGCGCATCCCCTACTCGAACGACGCCCTCAAGGCCGGCGCGACCGCCACCGGCATCAACGACTTCGTCAACCCGGACCTGATCGGGCTGTCCCCGCTGCAGATCCTCGACAAGGTCATCGACTACGCGGGCAGCAAGGGGATGCGGGTCATCCTGGACCGGCACCGGCCGACGTCGGCCGGGCAGTCGCCGCTCTGGTACACCTCGACGGTCTCCGAGGCGACCTGGATCAACGACTGGAAGATGCTGGCCCAGCGGTACGCCGGCAACACCACTGTGATCGGCGCGGACCTGCACAACGAGCCGCACGCCGAGGGCACCAACCCGGCCGCCACCGGCGCCTGCTGGGGCTGCGGCGACACCACCCGGGACTGGCGGCTGGCGGCCGAGCGGGCCGGCAACGCGATCCTCGGCGTGCAGCCGAACTGGCTGATCTTCGTGGAGGGGGTGAGCTGCCCGAGCGGCGGCCTGTCGAACGTCTGGGACAACGACCCCAGCAACGACGAGGACTGCGGCTGGTGGGGCGGCAACCTGTCCAAGGCCGGGCAGTTCCCGGTGCGGCTGAACGTGGCGAACCGGCTGGTCTACTCGCCGCACGAGTACGCCACGTCGGTCTACCGCCAGGCCTGGTTCGACGACCCGTCGTACCCGGCGAACATGCCGGCCATCTGGGACAAGTACTGGGGCTACCTCTACAAGCAGAACATCGCGCCGATCATGATGGGCGAGTTCGGCACCACGCTCCAGGACCCCAAGGACAAGATCTGGCTGCAGGACCTGATGGCGTACACCGGCACCGGCGTGAACGGCATGTCGTTCACGTACTGGTCGTGGAACCCGAACTCGGGTGACACCGGCGGCATCGCCAACGACGACTGGACCACGATCAACCAGCCGAAGCAGGACATCCTCACGCCGTACCTGATCCCGCCGACCGGTGGTGGCGGCACCACCAGCCCGTCCCCCACCGGCACGCCGAACACCTCGCCGGCGCCGACCACCCCGCCGCCCCCGGTGACCGGTGGCTGCACCGCCACCTATAAGCAGATCAACTCCTGGGCGGGTGGCTTCCAGGGCGAGCTGACCGTCAAGAACACCGGCACCGCCGCGGTGAACCCGTGGTCGGCCACCTGGACCTGGCCGTCCGGAGTGACCCTCGCCAGCGGCTGGAACGCCACCGTCACGCAGTCCGGCACCACTGTGACGGCGGCCGGGCCGGCCTGGGCGTCGTCGCTGGCGCCGGGCGCGTCGGTCACCGTCGGCTTCACCGCCAACGGCACCGCCGCCACCCCCGCCACGGTCAAGCTCAACGGCACCGCCTGCTGA
- the miaB gene encoding tRNA (N6-isopentenyl adenosine(37)-C2)-methylthiotransferase MiaB, which produces MTTAAAGSPRTYQVRTYGCQMNVHDSERISGLLEDAGYVRAAEADEQPDVVVFNTCAVRENADNRLYGNLGHLRPVKAKHPGMQIAVGGCLAQKDRGDIVRKAPWVDVVFGTHNIGSLPAMLDRARHNAAAEVEILESLEVFPSTLPTRRESTYAGWVSISVGCNNTCTFCIVPSLRGKEKDRRPGDILAEVRALADSGVLEVTLLGQNVNSYGVEFGDRYAFGKLLRACGDIDGLERVRFTSPHPKDFTDDVIAAMAETPNVCHSLHMPLQSGSDDVLRAMRRSYRSEKYLGIIEKVRAAMPDAAITTDIIVGFPGETEADFARTLDVVREARFSSAFTFQYSKRPGTPAATMDGQLPKQVVQERYERLIACVEEITWAENKKLVGETVEVLVAVGEGRKDERTGRMSGRARDGRLVHFATGELAGRIRPGDIVHTVVTYAAPHHLNADGAPLAHRRTRAGDAAEAGQVPRTPGVLLGLPTIGAPAAAPAPVGGCAAH; this is translated from the coding sequence ATGACTACCGCAGCCGCGGGCAGCCCGCGCACCTACCAGGTGCGTACGTACGGCTGCCAGATGAACGTGCACGACTCCGAGCGCATCTCCGGCCTCCTCGAGGACGCCGGTTACGTGCGCGCCGCCGAGGCCGACGAGCAGCCCGACGTGGTGGTGTTCAACACCTGCGCGGTCCGGGAGAACGCCGACAACCGGCTCTACGGCAACCTGGGTCATCTGCGCCCCGTGAAGGCCAAGCATCCCGGCATGCAGATCGCTGTCGGCGGCTGCCTGGCCCAGAAGGACCGCGGCGACATCGTCCGCAAGGCGCCCTGGGTGGACGTCGTCTTCGGCACGCACAACATCGGTTCGCTGCCGGCGATGCTGGACCGGGCGCGGCACAACGCCGCGGCCGAGGTCGAGATCCTGGAGTCGCTGGAGGTCTTCCCCTCCACGCTGCCGACCCGGCGCGAGTCGACGTACGCCGGGTGGGTCTCGATCTCCGTCGGCTGCAACAACACCTGCACGTTCTGCATCGTGCCCTCCCTGCGCGGCAAGGAGAAGGACCGCCGCCCCGGCGACATCCTCGCCGAGGTCCGTGCGCTGGCCGACTCCGGCGTGCTGGAGGTGACGCTGCTCGGGCAGAACGTCAACTCCTACGGCGTCGAGTTCGGCGACCGGTACGCGTTCGGCAAGCTGCTGCGCGCCTGCGGCGACATCGACGGGCTGGAGCGGGTGCGATTCACCAGCCCGCACCCGAAGGACTTCACCGACGACGTGATCGCCGCGATGGCCGAGACGCCGAACGTCTGCCACTCGCTGCACATGCCGTTGCAGTCCGGCTCGGACGACGTACTGCGGGCGATGCGCCGCTCGTACCGGTCGGAGAAGTACCTGGGGATCATCGAAAAGGTCCGGGCGGCCATGCCGGACGCGGCGATCACCACCGACATCATCGTCGGCTTCCCCGGCGAGACCGAGGCCGACTTCGCCCGCACGCTGGACGTGGTCCGGGAGGCGCGGTTCTCCTCGGCGTTCACCTTCCAGTACTCCAAGCGCCCCGGCACCCCGGCCGCGACCATGGACGGGCAGCTGCCCAAACAGGTCGTGCAGGAGCGCTACGAGCGGCTGATCGCCTGCGTCGAGGAGATCACCTGGGCGGAGAACAAGAAGCTGGTCGGCGAGACCGTCGAGGTGCTGGTGGCGGTCGGCGAGGGCCGCAAGGACGAGCGCACCGGCCGGATGTCGGGCCGGGCCCGCGACGGCCGGCTCGTGCACTTCGCCACCGGTGAGTTGGCCGGGCGGATCCGCCCCGGCGACATCGTGCACACAGTCGTCACGTACGCCGCCCCGCACCACCTCAACGCCGACGGCGCGCCGCTGGCCCACCGGCGTACCCGGGCCGGGGACGCGGCCGAGGCGGGGCAGGTTCCGCGTACCCCGGGGGTGCTGCTCGGCCTGCCGACGATCGGCGCACCGGCTGCCGCACCCGCCCCGGTAGGCGGCTGCGCCGCCCACTGA
- a CDS encoding DUF2277 family protein, whose translation MCRSIKTLREPYVPVVTEEDIRAAALQYVRKISGFRTPAAHNAAAFDAAVDAVAAATATLLEQLVVRGQQPAARG comes from the coding sequence GTGTGCCGCAGCATCAAGACCCTGCGTGAGCCGTACGTCCCGGTGGTCACCGAGGAGGACATCCGCGCCGCCGCGTTGCAGTACGTCCGGAAGATCTCCGGATTCCGTACCCCGGCGGCGCACAACGCCGCCGCGTTCGACGCCGCGGTGGACGCCGTGGCCGCCGCCACCGCGACGCTGCTCGAGCAGCTCGTGGTGCGGGGGCAGCAGCCGGCGGCCCGGGGCTGA